GGGGTAGACATTGCCGAACTTAATCCTTCGCTGGACATCGATAACCGCACCGCAAAACTTGCGGCATCACTGGTGTTCGAGACCGTGATGAACTATTTTACCTGGGAACGGCATTGAGGTTGCTCCCTCCGCCGCATAAAAACAACGCCACCGGCATTGACCGGTGTTTGAGAATGTCCCGAACTGTTTTACATTCGCAGGATGAAGATCGGTTTGATGTCTGATACACATGGATACCTGCACCCGCAGGTTTTTCGCTATTTCGAACAGGTAGACCAGGTCTGGCATGCCGGGGATATCGGCTCCGTGGAGCTGGCGGACCAGCTGGAAGCCTTCAAACCCTTCCGCGCCGTGTACGGGAACATCGACGGTCAGGATATCCGTATCCGTTACCCGGAACACAACCTCTTTATCTGCGAAGGCGTAAAGGTCTGGATGACCCACATCGGGGGATATCCTCCCAAATATACGCCCGCGCTCAAGCCTTACATCCGGGAGAAACGCCCCAAACTGTTTATCAGCGGGCATTCCCATATTTTGAAGATCGTGCCCGATCCGGCATTGGGTTTGCTACATATAAACCCGGGTGCCTGCGGCAAACAGGGTTGGCATAAAGTGAAGACACTGGTGCGCTTTGAATTGCTGAACGGGGAAATTAAAGGAATGGAAGTGATCGAATTGCCCGATTGATCCCTTGCACTGACACACCTGCAACTGTTATGATGATGCGAAACGCTGTTCTGCTGATTTTGATGTCCGTACTTGTTACCACAGCATCCGCACAATGGTACAAGACGGAAAATGATACTGCATACGTGGCCGATTACACGCGGGACCTGACCGTGCGCCTGTACGGCTCCCGAAAGTATAATTACTATGATCTGAAAGACAGCCGCCTGAAAAAAGAATTGCTGTATCGCCCGAATACCGGCACCAATCTGGGATTTGGCGTCAATTATAAGTTCGTGGGGCTGAACATCGGCATCAACTTTCCTTTTGTCAATGACCATAAAAGCGAGTTCGGCGATACGAAGTATATCGATCTGCAGGCGCATCTCTATCTCCGCAAGTTCGTGGTGGATTTCTATGGGCAGTATTATGAGGGGTATTACCAGGCGGAAAGGAAACCGAGGGCGTTCAACTCCGCACAACAGGGGCTGGTGGCCCTCCGGCCTGATCTGGAGAACGAGAGCCTGGGGCTGAGCGTACAGTATATTTTCAACGATGAGCGATTCTCTTACCGGGCCGCCTATCTGCAGAACGAATACCAGAAGCGAAGCGCCGGTTCCCTGATGGTGGGCGCGGAGGCATTTGCCTGGCAGATGCGGGCGGATTCAGCACTGATCCCGTCTGATTTTGGTCATCCCGGCTTTTTTGATAATGAACCGTTCTCCCGTACCGGCGCGGTGAGCCTGGCCGTGAATATCGGTTACGCGCATACGTTCGTGATCCTGAAACATTTTTTCATTACTGCTTCCCTGTCTGCCGCTGGTGGCATCAATCACTCCGGCTTTCGTTATGGGGACGGGCGGCCGCGAATGCGCGCTTTCGGCTGGCAGCTCAACAATACGGTACGCTTTGCCGCGGGGTACAACTCCCGGAGATGGTTTGCCGGCCTGCATTATGTGGATATAACAACGCGTGGGGCTTCTCCCGTTGCCGGTGCCCACCAGAACTTTGGCGCCGGGAATATGCGCTTCAGCGTGGCCCGGCGGTTCAGCCTGAAAAAGCCTTTGATCGGGAAGTTTTAAGCGTTTTATTTTGTTCGTGCCACATCACAGCATTTCTATTTCCCGCTCCATGTTTTCCCTTGCTTTCTTCTCATATTTTTCCCGGAAAGCAGCCGTTCTGTAAATGCCCGTCTGACCCAGAAAATGTTTCAATACCCGCCTTCTCCCTTTTTTATAGAAGTAAGCGGGATAAAGGGAGTATTCCTTCCTGATCTGTTGCGTGTAGGCGTTATAGAGAGCAGGGGAGGCGCCGAGGATATGGAGGTCAAAGTCCAGGAAATAATCCAGGTCCGGGTCAGCCAGCGGGTTCTGATGCCCGTGTGTAGCCATAATGAAGGCATGCACTTTTTGCTGTTTTTCTTTCGGGTAACCGATCTTTTTGAGGAACTGTAACGCTTCCTGCGCACTTTTTTCCTCATTATCATGCCGGGTGGCTTTATATACAAGGTCGTGATAATAGATCGCAAATAACAGGCTGTCGTTATCCACGATCAGGGGCGCATATTGTTGCTGAAGCGTAAGCAGGTCGCTAAGATGCCGGGTATTATGGTAATACCGGCCGGGAGCGCTATATTGCGCCAGTATCTTCTCCATTTCATCCGCGGCGGCGGATGGAGGGCTGCCGTGACGATCATTGAGCTGCAGCCAGTATTCCCTGATCTCGTCCATATGCATGGAGATTATTTTGCAAATAACGGGCCAGAGGGAATGCTTGTAATGGCGCAAAAAAGCCCCGTCCGGTATGGACGGGGCGTTATACATGGCTGTTAAAACGATGTTATTTTTTGCTGGCGAACTGGGCCCTGATCACGTTCAGCGCACCGCCTTGCCTGAACCACTCGATCTGTTGTTCATTGTAGGTGTGGTTTACCGTGAAGGTGTCCTGCGTACCGTTGCTGTGAGACAATACAACGGTCAGCGGCTTGCCGGGAACGAAGCTGGTGAGGCCGATGATGTCGATGGTGTCATCTTCCCGCACTTTATCGTAATCGTCCTTGTCGTTGAAGGTCAATGCCAGCATGCCCTGTTTTTTCAGGTTGGTTTCGTGGATACGGGCGAAGGATTTCACGAGTATGGCACGAACGCCCAGATGGCGGGGTTCCATGGCGGCGTGCTCACGGCTGGAGCCTTCGCCATAGTTCTCATCGCCTACCACAACGGAACCAACATTGGCGGCCTTATAGGCACGGGCGGTAGCGGGTACTGCGCCGTATTCGCCGGAAAGCTGGTTCTTTACGGAGTCTGTTTTATCATTGAACGCATTGATGGCGCCGATGAGCATGTTGTTGGAAATATTGTCCAGATGACCGCGGTACTTCAGCCAGGGGCCTGCCATGGAGATGTGGTCCGTAGTACATTTGCCTTTCGCTTTGATGAGGAGCTTCAGGCCTTTGAGGTCCGTTCCTTCCCAGGCTTTAAAAGGCGCCAGCAACTGAAGGCGTTCTGAAGTGGGGGATACGATCACCTCTACACCGCTGCCGTCTTCCGCAGGGGCCTGGTAACCGGCATCTTTCACCTCGAAGCCTTTCGGAGGCAGTTCAAAACCTGTGGGTTCATCCAGCATCACATCTTCTCCGTTCACGTTCTTCAGGGTATCCTTCAGCGGGTTGAAGGTAAGGTCCCCTGCAATGGCCAGCGCCGTTACGATCTCGGGAGAGGCAACAAAGGCGTGGGTGGAAGCAAGACCGTCGTTACGTTTCGCGAAGTTACGGTTGAAGGAAGTGATGATGGAGTTCTTGCGGTTGGGATCGTCTATATGACGTGCCCATTGACCGATACAGGGACCGCAGGCATTGGCCAGCACTACACCGCCGATCTGGTCGAAGGTATTCAGCAGGCCATCCCTTTCGATGGTATAACGAACCAGTTCGGAGCCGGGCGTGATCGTGAACTCGGAATGGACTTTCAGTTTTTTATCGATAGCCTGTTTGGCCAGGGAGGCGGAACGGCTGATATCTTCGTAGGAAGAGTTGGTGCAGGAACCGATCAGGGCTACTTCGAGCTTCTCGGGCCAGTTGTTTTCCTTCACCGCCTGCGCGAATTTGGAGATCGGCCAGGCCAGATCGGGTGTAAAGGGACCGTTTACATAAGGTTCCAGCTCGTCCAGATTGATCTCGATCACCTGGTCGTAGAACTTGTCCGGGCTGGCGTAAACCGCTTCATCCGGACGAAGATGCTCTCTTACGCCATCAGCCAGGTCCGCAACTTCTGTACGGCCGGTGATCTTCAGGTAATCGGACATTTTCTGGTCGTATGCAAATACAGAACAGGTAGCACCGATCTCGGCGCCCATGTTACAAATGGTGCCTTTACCGGTAGCGCTCATGCTGTCAGCGCCTTCGCCGAAATATTCCACGATGCAGCCCGTACCGCCTTTTACGGTGAGGATGCCGGCTACCCGCAGGATCACGTCCTTGGGAGAAGCCCATCCGCTCAGCTTGCCGCTCAGTTTCACACCGATGAGCTTGGGCATTTTCAGCTCCCATGCGAGACCTGCCATCACGTCCACAGCATCCGCACCGCCTACACCGATGGCGAGCATGCCCAGACCGCCGGCATTGGGCGTATGGGAGTCCGTACCGATCATCATGCCGCCGGGGAAAGCATAATTCTCCAGTACTACCTGGTGAATGATGCCTGCACCGGGTTTCCAGAAACCGATACCGTATTTGTCAGAAATAGAAGACAGAAAATCGTAAACTTCCTTGTTGGTGCTGATAGCTGTGGCCAGATCCTCTGCTGCGCCTGTTTTCGCCTGTATCAGGTGATCGCAGTGCACGGTGGAAGGCACCGCCACGGAGGCGCGCCCGCAGGTCATGAATTGCAATAATGCCATCTGGGCAGTGGCATCCTGCATGGCTACACGGTCCGGCGCAAACTCCACATAGGATTTGCCTCTCTCGAATGAAGATGTAGCAGGGGCATACAGGTGAGCATATAAGATCTTTTCAGCCAGTGTAAGCGGGCGACCTAACAACTTGCGGGTAGCTTCCACTTTACCCGGTAGTGCCGCATACAATTTTTTAATCATGTCAATATCAAACACCATGGAAATAAATAATTTAAGAGCGATTATACTAAAAATTGCACCGCGAAGTTAATCAATATCGATGAGTTTTTAAAGTTAAGGGTCGGTACGGTTGTTGTCTTTTGCCCGTTTTGGAATAACATTTGCTATTCTTGTAAGATTATAATAAATTTGATATATGAACCGGGGTGCCGAAGCCCGGTTTACCGACCCTTGAAAAGACAAATATCGACTGATGAACAAGATCAAGGACTTTGTTGAATGGAAGGCATTTGGCGTGTGCGCAGCTTTGGGCAACAAACTGGGCATTGCTACTTCCCGCATTCGTATTTTCTTCATTTATGCGACCTTTCTGACCATGGGTTCCCCGCTCATTGTTTATATGATCCTGGCTTTCTGGATGAACATCAAGCATTATATCACGAATGCCCGCAGAAATCCATTGCGTTATCTCTGATTTTTTTTTTACTGCCGTTAAACTTCCCGCTCCGGTAACCATCTAACCGGTAACCATAACTTTAATTATATGTTGAGAAACTTAATGACGGGCTTCCTGCTGCTTGCAGGTTCCGTGTACCTGACTGCATGTGACAAGAACGAGTCTGCACAAAACGAATCCGCGCAATTGCAGATCGCATTGACAGATGATCCGGGGGACTATAAGGAGGTCTGGATCGATGTAAAGGAGATCCGCATTAACATGACCGGTCAGGATGATGCGGGATGGACCACATTGGCGGGCGTAAACACAGGCGCCTACAACCTGCTGGACCTGGTGAATGACAAAGACACCGTGCTGGTAGACGCTGTTATCCCCACCGGCACCATCAGCCAGATCAGGCTGGTATTGGGGGACAATAACTTCATCATTACCAACAACGGGGAAAAACTGATGCTGCAAACCCCCAGCGCCCAGCAATCCGGCCTGAAGCTGAATATCCATCAGGCGGTAACAGGCGGCATCATTAACAAATTGACCCTGGATTTTGACGTGG
This genomic stretch from Chitinophaga sp. XS-30 harbors:
- a CDS encoding aconitate hydratase: MVFDIDMIKKLYAALPGKVEATRKLLGRPLTLAEKILYAHLYAPATSSFERGKSYVEFAPDRVAMQDATAQMALLQFMTCGRASVAVPSTVHCDHLIQAKTGAAEDLATAISTNKEVYDFLSSISDKYGIGFWKPGAGIIHQVVLENYAFPGGMMIGTDSHTPNAGGLGMLAIGVGGADAVDVMAGLAWELKMPKLIGVKLSGKLSGWASPKDVILRVAGILTVKGGTGCIVEYFGEGADSMSATGKGTICNMGAEIGATCSVFAYDQKMSDYLKITGRTEVADLADGVREHLRPDEAVYASPDKFYDQVIEINLDELEPYVNGPFTPDLAWPISKFAQAVKENNWPEKLEVALIGSCTNSSYEDISRSASLAKQAIDKKLKVHSEFTITPGSELVRYTIERDGLLNTFDQIGGVVLANACGPCIGQWARHIDDPNRKNSIITSFNRNFAKRNDGLASTHAFVASPEIVTALAIAGDLTFNPLKDTLKNVNGEDVMLDEPTGFELPPKGFEVKDAGYQAPAEDGSGVEVIVSPTSERLQLLAPFKAWEGTDLKGLKLLIKAKGKCTTDHISMAGPWLKYRGHLDNISNNMLIGAINAFNDKTDSVKNQLSGEYGAVPATARAYKAANVGSVVVGDENYGEGSSREHAAMEPRHLGVRAILVKSFARIHETNLKKQGMLALTFNDKDDYDKVREDDTIDIIGLTSFVPGKPLTVVLSHSNGTQDTFTVNHTYNEQQIEWFRQGGALNVIRAQFASKK
- a CDS encoding PspC domain-containing protein, coding for MNKIKDFVEWKAFGVCAALGNKLGIATSRIRIFFIYATFLTMGSPLIVYMILAFWMNIKHYITNARRNPLRYL
- a CDS encoding DUF4382 domain-containing protein; protein product: MLRNLMTGFLLLAGSVYLTACDKNESAQNESAQLQIALTDDPGDYKEVWIDVKEIRINMTGQDDAGWTTLAGVNTGAYNLLDLVNDKDTVLVDAVIPTGTISQIRLVLGDNNFIITNNGEKLMLQTPSAQQSGLKLNIHQAVTGGIINKLTLDFDVAKSIVETGSGKYILKPVIRTILEAVGGNIKGVVLPDSVQTARIGDRRYGYRGQYLQCGRGIPDPWCGRRHICPAFYPYRHYAGVFCTTGCCGKSWASDGSGYRSTGQKIKVFENGECRGSLTGPWLFHFVPVPDEPFNAGWYNFILAGGYVRPAL
- a CDS encoding metallophosphoesterase; the encoded protein is MKIGLMSDTHGYLHPQVFRYFEQVDQVWHAGDIGSVELADQLEAFKPFRAVYGNIDGQDIRIRYPEHNLFICEGVKVWMTHIGGYPPKYTPALKPYIREKRPKLFISGHSHILKIVPDPALGLLHINPGACGKQGWHKVKTLVRFELLNGEIKGMEVIELPD
- a CDS encoding DUF4421 domain-containing protein; protein product: MSVLVTTASAQWYKTENDTAYVADYTRDLTVRLYGSRKYNYYDLKDSRLKKELLYRPNTGTNLGFGVNYKFVGLNIGINFPFVNDHKSEFGDTKYIDLQAHLYLRKFVVDFYGQYYEGYYQAERKPRAFNSAQQGLVALRPDLENESLGLSVQYIFNDERFSYRAAYLQNEYQKRSAGSLMVGAEAFAWQMRADSALIPSDFGHPGFFDNEPFSRTGAVSLAVNIGYAHTFVILKHFFITASLSAAGGINHSGFRYGDGRPRMRAFGWQLNNTVRFAAGYNSRRWFAGLHYVDITTRGASPVAGAHQNFGAGNMRFSVARRFSLKKPLIGKF